A single window of Populus nigra chromosome 17, ddPopNigr1.1, whole genome shotgun sequence DNA harbors:
- the LOC133676673 gene encoding membrane-associated progesterone-binding protein 4 isoform X3, whose product MATVIIKRLAKSPFVLITVLVTLAALSFTPRFPFKSFSNSLQQQVQRLFTAEELALYNGTDDTLPILLGILGSVFDVTKGKSHYGVGGGYHHFSGRDASRAFVSGNFTGDGLTDSLRGLSSTEVKSIVEWREFYFRSYTFVGKLVGRYYDSEGNPTKSLKGVEAKAARGTQLLEKQKKEEAKQPSCNSRWSQGEGGELWAGLV is encoded by the exons ATGGCAACTGTAATAATAAAGAGATTAGCAAaatctccttttgttttgattactGTTTTAGTCACTCTTGCTGCTCTCTCCTTCACCCCCAGATTTCCCTTCAAATCCTTTAGCAATTCTCTTCAACAACAGGTCCAG AGATTGTTCACTGCTGAAGAACTTGCTTTGTACAATGGAACTGATGATACATTGCCCATCCTTTTAGGAATTCTTGG atcTGTGTTTGATGTAACAAAAGGAAAATCTCATTATGGGGTAGGAGGGGGTTACCACCATTTTTCTGGAAG AGATGCTTCTCGTGCATTTGTTTCAGGAAACTTTACAG GAGATGGACTCACAGACTCATTGCGTGGTTTGTCGAGTACTGAG GTGAAGAGTATTGTTGAATGGCGAGAATTCTACTTCAGAAGCTACAC GTTTGTTGGTAAACTGGTTGGTCGCTATTATGATAGTGAAGGAAATCCTACCAAATCTTTGAAAGGAGTTGAAGCAAAGGCTGCAAGAGGCACCCAGCTTCTggagaaacagaaaaaagaggAGGCCAAACAGCCTAGTTGCAATTCGAGGTGGAGCCAGGGAGAGGGTGGAGAG CTTTGGGCAGGTCTGGTGTGA
- the LOC133676935 gene encoding (R)-mandelonitrile beta-glucosyltransferase-like translates to MGSILKPHVVVIPCPLQGHVKTMLKLAKLLHYKGLHVTFVNTEFNHKRFLRSRGPHALDDLPGFHFRTIPDGLPPSDTDATQDIPSLCDAMNKNFLAPFKDLLLELKNTVSENNPPVTCVVSDPFTPISIKAGEEVGLPVVMYATVNACGYMGFKQLDALREKGFTPIKDLSNLSNGYLETKVDWAPGMKDVRLKHFPFIQTTDPDEVVFNFVMGAAETSVKARAIAFHTFDALEPEVLGGLSTIFPRVYSIGPLQLLLNQFEENGLKSIGYSLWKEDHECLQWLETREPKSVVYVNFGSITVMTADQLVEFAMGLVNSNIPFLWIIRPDLVIGESAVLPAEFAEETEKRGFITSWCPQEEVLNHPAVGGFLTHSGWGSTIESLCAGVPMVCWPFFGDQAMNCRYSCNEWGVGMEIDNNVKREEVEMLVKELMEGEKGEKMREKAMEWKRLAEEAVGPEGTSSINLDKFIHEIIPSNN, encoded by the exons ATGGGATCCATTTTGAAGCCTCATGTTGTTGTGATCCCATGTCCACTCCAAGGTCATGTAAAGACTATGCTTAAACTTGCGAAGCTTCTTCACTACAAAGGTCTTCACGTCACGTTTGTCAACACAGAATTCAATCACAAACGTTTCCTTAGGTCAAGAGGACCTCATGCCCTTGATGACTTGCCTGGCTTCCATTTTAGAACCATTCCTGATGGTCTCCCTCCTTCAGATACTGATGCCACCCAAGACATACCTTCTCTTTGTGATGCCATGAACAAGAATTTCTTAGCACCCTTTAAAGATCTACTTTTAGAACTCAAAAATACCGTATCGGAGAACAACCCTCCGGTTACCTGCGTTGTTTCTGATCCTTTTACTCCAATCTCCATCAAAGCTGGGGAAGAAGTTGGTCTTCCAGTTGTGATGTATGCCACTGTGAATGCATGTGGCTATATGGGATTTAAACAGCTCGATGCTCTCAGAGAGAAAGGCTTCACCCCAATCAAAG ATTTGAGCAATCTAAGCAACGGCTATCTTGAGACAAAAGTAGACTGGGCTCCTGGTATGAAAGACGTTCGTCTTAAACATTTTCCATTTATTCAAACAACAGATCCTGATGAGGTTGTATTTAACTTTGTCATGGGAGCTGCTGAAACTTCTGTTAAAGCTCGTGCAATTGCTTTTCATACTTTTGACGCCTTGGAACCAGAAGTTTTAGGTGGCCTTTCCACTATTTTCCCTCGAGTTTATTCCATTGGTCCACTCCAGTTACTCCTAAATCAATTCGAAGAAAATGGCTTGAAGTCTATTGGCTACAGTCTATGGAAAGAAGACCATGAGTGTCTCCAATGGCTGGAAACAAGGGAACCCAAATCAGTGGTGTACGTGAATTTTGGAAGCATAACAGTGATGACAGCTGATCAACTGGTGGAGTTTGCAATGGGATTAGTTAATAGTAATATCCCATTCTTGTGGATTATAAGGCCAGATTTGGTCATTGGTGAGTCAGCTGTTTTACCAGCTGAATTTGCAGAGGAAACTGAAAAACGTGGCTTTATTACAAGTTGGTGTCCACAAGAGGAAGTGCTTAACCATCCAGCAGTTGGAGGGTTTCTAACTCATAGTGGCTGGGGCTCAACCATTGAGAGCTTGTGTGCTGGTGTTCCAATGGTGTGTTGGCCCTTCTTCGGTGATCAAGCAATGAACTGTAGATATAGCTGCAATGAGTGGGGAGTCGGAATGGAGATTGATAATAACGTTAAGAGGGAAGAAGTGGAGATGCTTGTGAAGGAGCTAATGGAAGGGGAAAAGGGTGAGAAAATGAGGGAAAAGGCTATGGAGTGGAAAAGGTTGGCTGAAGAAGCTGTTGGACCAGAGGGGACATCATCCATTAATTTGGACAAGTTCATCCATGAAATAATCCCTTCAAACAATTAG
- the LOC133676856 gene encoding 7-deoxyloganetin glucosyltransferase-like isoform X1 codes for MGSKPEANYMPHMVLIPYPFQSHIKTMLKLAKLLHSKGFHITFVNTEFNHQRFLKSRGPDALDGLPHFRFETIPDGLPPSHIDASQETIPLAMAVENNMLAPLKVLLAKLDNPPMTCLVSDVFMRFTITAAEELGLPLVMLVTMSACGYMGFKQLHDLQEKGFLPLKEGIPGMKPLQLKDFPYTRTIDPDDFFFNFVMRAAETSVKAQAIAIHTFDALEQDVLDGLSTIFPRVYSIGPLQLLLNQIQQDGLSSIGYNLWKEDSECLQWLDTKEPKSVVYVNFGSIAVMTAEQLVEFAMGLANSEISFLWIIRPDLVTGESAILPAEFQVETQNRGFVTSWCQQEEVLNHPSVGGFLTHTGWNSIIESLCAGVPVICWPLFADQPINCSYACIEWGVGMEIDNHVKREEAEKLIRNLMGGEERKKMREKAKHWKKVAEEATVPNGSSSINLDRFINEMLQSNITL; via the exons ATGGGATCCAAACCAGAAGCTAATTATATGCCTCACATGGTTTTGATCCCGTATCCATTTCAAAGCCATATCAAAACCATGCTTAAATTGGCAAAACTCTTACACTCCAAAGGCTTTCACATAACATTTGTCAACACAGAATTCAATCACCAACGTTTCTTGAAATCAAGAGGCCCAGATGCCCTTGATGGCTTGCCCCACTTCCGGTTTGAAACCATCCCTGATGGCCTCCCTCCTTCACATATAGATGCTTCCCAGGAAACTATTCCTCTTGCCATGGCTGTTGAAAATAACATGTTGGCTCCCTTAAAGGTTCTTCTAGCCAAACTTGACAATCCTCCGATGACTTGCCTAGTTTCTGATGTTTTCATGCGATTCACCATCACAGCTGCTGAAGAACTTGGACTCCCACTTGTGATGCTTGTCACCATGTCTGCATGTGGATATATGGGATTCAAGCAGCTTCATGACCTCCAGGAGAAGGGCTTCCTTCCACTTAAAG AAGGAATCCCTGGTATGAAACCGCTCCAGCTTAAAGATTTTCCGTATACTCGAACAATAGATCCAGAtgacttttttttcaactttgtaATGCGAGCAGCTGAGACTTCTGTTAAGGCTCAAGCAATTGCTATTCATACTTTTGATGCATTGGAGCAAGATGTTTTGGATGGCCTTTCCACTATATTTCCTCGTGTGTATTCCATCGGTCCACTCCAGTTGCTTCTCAATCAAATTCAACAAGATGGTTTGAGCTCTATTGGATACAATCTATGGAAAGAAGATAGTGAATGCCTTCAGTGGCTAGATACCAAGGAGCCCAAGTCAGTTGTCTATGTGAACTTTGGAAGCATAGCAGTGATGACAGCAGAGCAGCTGGTTGAGTTTGCCATGGGACTAGCTAATAGCGAGATCTCGTTCTTGTGGATTATAAGGCCGGATTTGGTTACCGGTGAGTCGGCGATTTTGCCGGCTGAGTTTCAAGTGGAAACTCAGAATCGTGGTTTCGTGACTAGTTGGTGTCAACAAGAGGAAGTTCTGAACCACCCATCAGTTGGGGGATTTCTAACTCACACTGGTTGGAATTCGATTATTGAAAGCTTGTGTGCTGGAGTGCCAGTGATATGTTGGCCTTTATTTGCTGATCAACCAATAAATTGTAGCTATGCTTGCATTGAATGGGGAGTTGGCATGGAGATTGATAACCATGTCAAGAGGGAAGAAGCGGAGAAGCTTATCAGGAACTTGATGGGAGGAGAAGAGCGTAAGAAAATGAGGGAAAAGGCCAAACACTGGAAGAAGGTGGCGGAAGAGGCTACTGTCCCTAATGGTTCATCATCCATTAATTTAGACAGGTTCATCAATGAAATGTTACAATCAAACATCACTTTGTAA
- the LOC133676673 gene encoding membrane-associated progesterone-binding protein 4 isoform X1, translating into MATVIIKRLAKSPFVLITVLVTLAALSFTPRFPFKSFSNSLQQQVQRLFTAEELALYNGTDDTLPILLGILGSVFDVTKGKSHYGVGGGYHHFSGRDASRAFVSGNFTGDGLTDSLRGLSSTEVKSIVEWREFYFRSYTFVGKLVGRYYDSEGNPTKSLKGVEAKAARGTQLLEKQKKEEAKQPSCNSRWSQGEGGEVWCDDGFPRLVQRPLEIALTGKMSKRCACFKEDQLSETGLEVYEGCDYLSKTCRV; encoded by the exons ATGGCAACTGTAATAATAAAGAGATTAGCAAaatctccttttgttttgattactGTTTTAGTCACTCTTGCTGCTCTCTCCTTCACCCCCAGATTTCCCTTCAAATCCTTTAGCAATTCTCTTCAACAACAGGTCCAG AGATTGTTCACTGCTGAAGAACTTGCTTTGTACAATGGAACTGATGATACATTGCCCATCCTTTTAGGAATTCTTGG atcTGTGTTTGATGTAACAAAAGGAAAATCTCATTATGGGGTAGGAGGGGGTTACCACCATTTTTCTGGAAG AGATGCTTCTCGTGCATTTGTTTCAGGAAACTTTACAG GAGATGGACTCACAGACTCATTGCGTGGTTTGTCGAGTACTGAG GTGAAGAGTATTGTTGAATGGCGAGAATTCTACTTCAGAAGCTACAC GTTTGTTGGTAAACTGGTTGGTCGCTATTATGATAGTGAAGGAAATCCTACCAAATCTTTGAAAGGAGTTGAAGCAAAGGCTGCAAGAGGCACCCAGCTTCTggagaaacagaaaaaagaggAGGCCAAACAGCCTAGTTGCAATTCGAGGTGGAGCCAGGGAGAGGGTGGAGAG GTCTGGTGTGATGATGGCTTCCCAAGGTTAGTGCAGAGACCACTAGAAATTGCTTTGACTGGGAAGATGAGCAAGCGATGCGCTTGCTTTAAGGAAGATCAACTAAGCGAGACAGGGCTAGAAGTGTATGAAGGATGTGATTATCTTTCCAAGACATGCCGTGTTTGA
- the LOC133676673 gene encoding membrane-associated progesterone-binding protein 4 isoform X2, protein MATVIIKRLAKSPFVLITVLVTLAALSFTPRFPFKSFSNSLQQQRLFTAEELALYNGTDDTLPILLGILGSVFDVTKGKSHYGVGGGYHHFSGRDASRAFVSGNFTGDGLTDSLRGLSSTEVKSIVEWREFYFRSYTFVGKLVGRYYDSEGNPTKSLKGVEAKAARGTQLLEKQKKEEAKQPSCNSRWSQGEGGEVWCDDGFPRLVQRPLEIALTGKMSKRCACFKEDQLSETGLEVYEGCDYLSKTCRV, encoded by the exons ATGGCAACTGTAATAATAAAGAGATTAGCAAaatctccttttgttttgattactGTTTTAGTCACTCTTGCTGCTCTCTCCTTCACCCCCAGATTTCCCTTCAAATCCTTTAGCAATTCTCTTCAACAACAG AGATTGTTCACTGCTGAAGAACTTGCTTTGTACAATGGAACTGATGATACATTGCCCATCCTTTTAGGAATTCTTGG atcTGTGTTTGATGTAACAAAAGGAAAATCTCATTATGGGGTAGGAGGGGGTTACCACCATTTTTCTGGAAG AGATGCTTCTCGTGCATTTGTTTCAGGAAACTTTACAG GAGATGGACTCACAGACTCATTGCGTGGTTTGTCGAGTACTGAG GTGAAGAGTATTGTTGAATGGCGAGAATTCTACTTCAGAAGCTACAC GTTTGTTGGTAAACTGGTTGGTCGCTATTATGATAGTGAAGGAAATCCTACCAAATCTTTGAAAGGAGTTGAAGCAAAGGCTGCAAGAGGCACCCAGCTTCTggagaaacagaaaaaagaggAGGCCAAACAGCCTAGTTGCAATTCGAGGTGGAGCCAGGGAGAGGGTGGAGAG GTCTGGTGTGATGATGGCTTCCCAAGGTTAGTGCAGAGACCACTAGAAATTGCTTTGACTGGGAAGATGAGCAAGCGATGCGCTTGCTTTAAGGAAGATCAACTAAGCGAGACAGGGCTAGAAGTGTATGAAGGATGTGATTATCTTTCCAAGACATGCCGTGTTTGA
- the LOC133676794 gene encoding 7-deoxyloganetin glucosyltransferase-like translates to MGSISKPHVVMIPSPLQGHIKTMLKLAKLLHYKGLHITFVNTEFNHKRFLRSRGPHALDDLPGFHFRTIPDGLPPSDIDATQDIPSLCDAMNKNFLAPFKDLLLELRNTVSENNPPVTCIVSDPFAPISIKAGEEVGLPVVMYATMNACGYMGFKQLHALRERGFTPIKDLSNLSNGYLETKVDWAPGMKDVRLKDFPFIQTTDPDEVVFNFVIGVAETSVKARAIAFHTFDALEPEVLDGLSTIFPRVYSIGPLQLLLNQFEENGLKSIGYSLWKEDHECLQWLETKEPKSVVYVNFGSITVMTADQLVEFAMGLVNSNIPFLWIIRPDLVIGESAVLPAEFAEETEKRGFITSWCPQEEVLNHPAVGGFLTHSGWGSTIESLCAGVPMACWPFFADQAMNCRYSCNEWGVGMEIDNNVKREEVEMLVKELMEGEKGEKMRGKAMEWKRSAEEAVGPEGTSSINLDKFIHGIISSNN, encoded by the exons ATGGGATCCATTTCCAAGCCTCATGTTGTTATGATCCCAAGTCCACTCCAAGGTCATATAAAGACTATGCTTAAACTTGCAAAGCTTCTTCACTACAAAGGTCTTCACATCACGTTTGTCAACACAGAATTCAATCACAAACGTTTCCTCAGGTCAAGAGGACCTCATGCCCTTGATGACTTGCCTGGCTTCCATTTTAGAACCATTCCTGATGGTCTCCCTCCTTCAGATATTGATGCCACCCAAGACATACCTTCTCTTTGTGATGCCATGAACAAGAATTTCTTAGCACCCTTTAAAGATCTTCTTCTGGAACTCAGAAATACCGTATCGGAGAACAACCCTCCGGTTACCTGCATTGTTTCTGATCCCTTCGCTCCAATCTCCATCAAAGCTGGGGAAGAAGTTGGTCTTCCAGTTGTGATGTATGCCACTATGAATGCATGTGGCTATATGGGATTTAAACAGCTCCATGCTCTCAGAGAGAGAGGCTTCACCCCAATCAAAG ATTTGAGCAATCTAAGCAACGGCTATCTTGAGACAAAAGTAGACTGGGCTCCTGGTATGAAAGACGTTCGTCTTAAAGATTTTCCATTTATTCAAACAACAGATCCAGATGAAGTTGTATTTAACTTTGTCATTGGGGTTGCTGAAACTTCTGTTAAAGCTCGTGCAATTGCTTTTCATACTTTTGACGCCTTGGAACCAGAAGTTTTAGATGGCCTTTCCACTATTTTCCCTCGAGTTTATTCCATTGGTCCACTCCAGTTACTCCTAAATCAATTCGAAGAAAATGGCTTGAAGTCTATTGGTTACAGTCTGTGGAAAGAAGACCATGAGTGTCTCCAATGGCTGGAAACAAAGGAACCCAAATCAGTTGTGTATGTGAATTTTGGAAGCATAACAGTGATGACAGCTGATCAACTGGTGGAGTTTGCAATGGGATTAGTTAATAGTAATATCCCATTCTTGTGGATTATAAGGCCAGATTTGGTCATCGGTGAATCAGCTGTTTTACCAGCTGAATTTGCAGAGGAAACTGAAAAACGTGGCTTTATTACAAGTTGGTGTCCACAAGAGGAAGTGCTTAACCATCCAGCAGTTGGAGGGTTTCTAACTCATAGTGGCTGGGGTTCAACCATTGAGAGCTTGTGTGCTGGTGTTCCAATGGCGTGTTGGCCCTTCTTCGCTGATCAAGCAATGAACTGTAGATATAGCTGCAATGAATGGGGAGTTGGAATGGAGATTGATAATAACGTCAAGAGGGAAGAAGTGGAGATGCTGGTGAAGGAGCTAATGGAAGGGGAAAAGGGTGAGAAAATGAGGGGAAAGGCTATGGAGTGGAAAAGGTCGGCTGAAGAAGCTGTTGGGCCAGAGGGTACATCATCCATTAATTTGGACAAGTTCATCCATGGCATAATCTCTTCAAACAATTAG
- the LOC133676856 gene encoding 7-deoxyloganetin glucosyltransferase-like isoform X2, whose amino-acid sequence MGSKPEANYMPHMVLIPYPFQSHIKTMLKLAKLLHSKGFHITFVNTEFNHQRFLKSRGPDALDGLPHFRFETIPDGLPPSHIDASQETIPLAMAVENNMLAPLKVLLAKLDNPPMTCLVSDVFMRFTITAAEELGLPLVMLVTMSACGYMGFKQLHDLQEKGFLPLKAETSVKAQAIAIHTFDALEQDVLDGLSTIFPRVYSIGPLQLLLNQIQQDGLSSIGYNLWKEDSECLQWLDTKEPKSVVYVNFGSIAVMTAEQLVEFAMGLANSEISFLWIIRPDLVTGESAILPAEFQVETQNRGFVTSWCQQEEVLNHPSVGGFLTHTGWNSIIESLCAGVPVICWPLFADQPINCSYACIEWGVGMEIDNHVKREEAEKLIRNLMGGEERKKMREKAKHWKKVAEEATVPNGSSSINLDRFINEMLQSNITL is encoded by the exons ATGGGATCCAAACCAGAAGCTAATTATATGCCTCACATGGTTTTGATCCCGTATCCATTTCAAAGCCATATCAAAACCATGCTTAAATTGGCAAAACTCTTACACTCCAAAGGCTTTCACATAACATTTGTCAACACAGAATTCAATCACCAACGTTTCTTGAAATCAAGAGGCCCAGATGCCCTTGATGGCTTGCCCCACTTCCGGTTTGAAACCATCCCTGATGGCCTCCCTCCTTCACATATAGATGCTTCCCAGGAAACTATTCCTCTTGCCATGGCTGTTGAAAATAACATGTTGGCTCCCTTAAAGGTTCTTCTAGCCAAACTTGACAATCCTCCGATGACTTGCCTAGTTTCTGATGTTTTCATGCGATTCACCATCACAGCTGCTGAAGAACTTGGACTCCCACTTGTGATGCTTGTCACCATGTCTGCATGTGGATATATGGGATTCAAGCAGCTTCATGACCTCCAGGAGAAGGGCTTCCTTCCACTTAAAG CTGAGACTTCTGTTAAGGCTCAAGCAATTGCTATTCATACTTTTGATGCATTGGAGCAAGATGTTTTGGATGGCCTTTCCACTATATTTCCTCGTGTGTATTCCATCGGTCCACTCCAGTTGCTTCTCAATCAAATTCAACAAGATGGTTTGAGCTCTATTGGATACAATCTATGGAAAGAAGATAGTGAATGCCTTCAGTGGCTAGATACCAAGGAGCCCAAGTCAGTTGTCTATGTGAACTTTGGAAGCATAGCAGTGATGACAGCAGAGCAGCTGGTTGAGTTTGCCATGGGACTAGCTAATAGCGAGATCTCGTTCTTGTGGATTATAAGGCCGGATTTGGTTACCGGTGAGTCGGCGATTTTGCCGGCTGAGTTTCAAGTGGAAACTCAGAATCGTGGTTTCGTGACTAGTTGGTGTCAACAAGAGGAAGTTCTGAACCACCCATCAGTTGGGGGATTTCTAACTCACACTGGTTGGAATTCGATTATTGAAAGCTTGTGTGCTGGAGTGCCAGTGATATGTTGGCCTTTATTTGCTGATCAACCAATAAATTGTAGCTATGCTTGCATTGAATGGGGAGTTGGCATGGAGATTGATAACCATGTCAAGAGGGAAGAAGCGGAGAAGCTTATCAGGAACTTGATGGGAGGAGAAGAGCGTAAGAAAATGAGGGAAAAGGCCAAACACTGGAAGAAGGTGGCGGAAGAGGCTACTGTCCCTAATGGTTCATCATCCATTAATTTAGACAGGTTCATCAATGAAATGTTACAATCAAACATCACTTTGTAA